A region from the Francisella orientalis FNO12 genome encodes:
- a CDS encoding zinc transporter ZntB, whose product MDHILFSYVLDGRGGAALLEPHTNQLNNTNQKIIWTHLDAKNPQSREWLNKELYSLDPFITDALLAEETRPRFTQINDGMLVILRGMNPNKNESPEDMISIRLWMDKNRIISTRFRSLNLFDDIKKSFEDKTGPKNSADFISVLVAKLSIRMESILADIDDRLIYIEEQSVDIIDIDLRESIADLRKQTIIFRRYIVPQRDVIEQLRLSSLSWLSNSHKRYLVEIYNYVMRYVEDLDEARDRLQVVKDQVSNTLSDKLNKKMYFLSIIAAIFLPLSFLTGLLGINVAGIPGSQNEYAFWIFLAILLFIVILQVYLFKKLKWF is encoded by the coding sequence ATGGATCATATTTTGTTTTCTTATGTTTTAGATGGTCGAGGTGGAGCAGCTTTATTAGAACCACATACAAATCAACTAAATAATACAAATCAAAAAATTATTTGGACGCATTTAGATGCTAAAAATCCTCAGAGTAGAGAATGGTTAAATAAAGAATTATATTCTTTAGATCCTTTTATTACCGATGCGCTGCTTGCTGAAGAAACAAGACCTAGATTTACCCAGATAAATGATGGTATGTTAGTTATTTTAAGAGGAATGAATCCTAATAAAAATGAGTCTCCGGAAGATATGATTTCAATAAGATTATGGATGGATAAAAATCGTATAATTAGTACACGATTTAGATCTTTAAACTTATTTGATGATATTAAAAAAAGTTTTGAAGATAAAACAGGTCCTAAAAATTCAGCTGATTTTATATCTGTATTAGTAGCAAAATTATCCATTCGTATGGAGTCTATCTTAGCTGATATTGATGATAGACTCATATATATAGAAGAGCAAAGTGTAGATATAATTGATATAGACCTAAGAGAATCTATAGCAGATTTACGAAAACAGACAATAATTTTTAGGCGGTATATAGTTCCACAAAGAGACGTAATTGAGCAATTACGTTTAAGTAGTTTAAGTTGGTTATCGAACTCACATAAACGCTATTTAGTTGAAATATATAATTATGTAATGAGGTACGTAGAGGATTTGGATGAAGCACGTGATCGATTACAAGTAGTAAAAGATCAAGTCAGTAATACTTTAAGTGATAAACTTAATAAAAAAATGTATTTTCTATCTATTATTGCTGCTATATTTTTGCCTTTAAGTTTTTTAACAGGATTATTAGGAATAAATGTTGCTGGAATACCAGGATCACAAAATGAATATGCTTTTTGGATATTTTTAGCTATCTTGTTATTTATTGTAATATTACAAGTATATTTGTTTAAGAAATTAAAATGGTTTTAA
- a CDS encoding aromatic amino acid transport family protein, which produces MKRNVDFMWSLSLFGTAIGAGILFLPIQTGISGIIPILVVLVFIFPMVFLSHRALCRFVISNPNTDSDITVVADDYFGKFGGIIFNVLYLFAILPILLVYSVGITNTLVSFFKYPLHYDIQNRFLLSFFTILSLVFIINFGQKLIIRVMSFLVFPFIIALLVLSLWMIPYWNINILRNSFEYNHSFSGILLAIWIIMPILIFSFNHSPIISSLAVYAKIKYKQDADKKASRIIAFSNILMIVTVVIFVFSSMLTLSPDDLIAAKEENVSILSYLASHFDDYSLDYIAPLVAIVAMSKSFFGHYLGSKEGIDGIICKISKNSISQKTIKPITLSIVFLSCWLVAYLNPNILDMISSIGGLILAVILFIMPIYSIYKIKYLKQYKNLLADSFILFVGIVALSSAIYVLF; this is translated from the coding sequence ATGAAAAGAAATGTAGACTTTATGTGGTCACTTAGCCTGTTTGGTACGGCTATTGGAGCTGGCATACTTTTTTTACCAATTCAAACTGGAATTTCAGGAATTATACCAATACTTGTAGTATTAGTTTTTATTTTTCCAATGGTGTTTTTGTCACATCGAGCATTGTGCAGATTTGTAATATCTAACCCAAATACTGATTCTGACATTACTGTAGTCGCTGATGACTATTTTGGTAAGTTTGGTGGTATTATTTTTAATGTTTTATATCTATTTGCCATATTGCCGATACTATTAGTTTATAGCGTTGGTATTACAAATACTCTAGTTAGCTTTTTTAAATATCCGCTCCACTATGATATACAAAATAGATTCCTTTTAAGCTTTTTTACTATACTTTCGTTAGTATTTATAATTAACTTTGGTCAGAAACTAATTATTCGTGTAATGAGCTTTTTGGTCTTCCCATTCATCATAGCATTATTAGTGCTTTCACTATGGATGATTCCATACTGGAATATTAATATTCTACGCAATAGCTTTGAGTATAATCACTCTTTTTCGGGTATTTTATTAGCTATATGGATAATCATGCCGATACTAATATTCTCATTTAATCACTCGCCAATTATTTCATCGTTAGCTGTTTATGCAAAAATAAAATATAAACAAGATGCTGATAAAAAAGCATCGAGAATTATTGCTTTTAGTAATATTCTAATGATTGTTACAGTAGTCATATTTGTATTTAGTTCGATGCTAACTCTGTCTCCTGATGACTTAATAGCTGCAAAAGAAGAGAATGTTTCAATATTATCTTATCTAGCAAGCCATTTTGATGACTACTCCTTAGATTATATAGCTCCATTAGTTGCTATAGTCGCTATGAGTAAGTCTTTTTTTGGTCATTATTTAGGCTCAAAAGAAGGTATAGACGGTATAATTTGCAAAATCTCAAAAAACTCAATCAGTCAAAAAACTATAAAACCAATTACACTATCTATAGTATTTTTGTCATGTTGGTTAGTTGCTTATTTAAACCCAAATATACTAGATATGATATCTAGTATTGGCGGTCTTATTTTAGCTGTAATACTATTTATTATGCCTATCTATAGTATCTATAAAATCAAATATCTAAAGCAATATAAAAATCTACTAGCTGATAGTTTCATACTTTTTGTTGGTATTGTTGCATTATCTTCAGCTATCTATGTTTTATTCTAG
- a CDS encoding APC family permease, with the protein MTASFSAELDNPRKNIPIALVSSVLIVLFIYLLLQISFIGGVPEKMLENGWGGLNFESHLAQLTGVLGLNALALVLYADALISPSGTGIIYLGASTRMLNEMSKAKQMPGYFARVTEGVNVSRTSLIFSFICSLILIFFFRNWQMIASLTTTFILVSCIALPIAYAKIKANKADPLPLSYLPFSRTIAFLVYMFLTYLLMIAGVLNLTVALVLHIVFFIIYAYIDSKGDFSKITKAFASSWVIFAYLVSELVFGYIYENISSYNLFALVFVVISAVLYILLINQKSYLSKS; encoded by the coding sequence ATGACAGCTAGTTTCTCAGCAGAGCTAGATAATCCTAGAAAAAATATTCCAATAGCATTAGTTAGTAGTGTATTGATAGTATTATTCATATACCTATTATTACAAATATCATTTATTGGTGGTGTACCTGAAAAAATGCTAGAAAATGGTTGGGGTGGCTTAAATTTTGAATCTCATTTAGCTCAATTAACAGGAGTATTAGGTTTAAATGCTTTAGCTTTGGTACTTTATGCAGATGCTCTAATTAGTCCATCAGGAACAGGTATTATCTATCTAGGTGCTAGTACTCGTATGTTAAATGAAATGTCAAAAGCAAAGCAAATGCCTGGTTATTTTGCTAGAGTAACTGAGGGTGTAAACGTTTCGCGTACTTCATTAATTTTTTCATTTATCTGCTCTTTGATTTTGATATTTTTCTTTAGAAACTGGCAGATGATAGCTTCTTTAACAACGACTTTTATATTAGTATCATGCATAGCTCTACCTATTGCATACGCAAAAATTAAAGCTAACAAAGCTGATCCTTTACCTTTGAGCTATCTACCTTTTTCTAGAACTATTGCCTTTTTGGTATATATGTTTTTGACATATTTATTGATGATTGCAGGAGTGCTTAATTTAACAGTTGCTCTAGTTCTACACATAGTATTTTTCATAATATATGCATATATAGATAGCAAAGGAGATTTTTCTAAAATCACAAAAGCATTTGCTTCATCATGGGTTATTTTTGCATATTTAGTATCTGAATTAGTATTTGGGTATATATATGAAAATATATCTTCTTATAACTTATTTGCGTTAGTATTTGTAGTTATATCTGCTGTTTTATACATTTTATTGATAAATCAAAAAAGTTACTTATCAAAAAGTTAA
- the pyrB gene encoding aspartate carbamoyltransferase, translating into MLSFQKLLRGDQITKDDLNKLFHQADIYKDKLANSEPIKDLEGKILASLFFEPSTRTRFSFESAMNRLGGKVISLENGSSSSTQKGETLDDTGRMIDQYANIIVMRHPKPHSVEEFSKYVNSPVINAGDGKNEHPTQSLVDLYTIYSEKGSLDNLKVGFLGDLKYGRTVHSLTNILTKYNATFKFISSKELQIPEKLRDFVEKNGNSFIELEQVNSDVLEDLDVLYVTRVQRERFPNEESYLKNKDLCYLDRKHILASSNFIILHPLPRVDEMDRSIDELECTKYFEQIKYSVPMRMALLSLLLKSQN; encoded by the coding sequence ATGCTATCATTTCAAAAGCTATTACGTGGTGATCAAATTACTAAAGATGATTTAAATAAACTATTCCATCAAGCTGATATTTACAAAGATAAACTAGCTAATTCAGAGCCTATCAAAGATTTAGAAGGCAAAATATTAGCTTCTTTATTTTTTGAACCTAGCACTAGAACAAGGTTTTCATTTGAGTCGGCGATGAATAGACTTGGTGGTAAAGTAATATCATTAGAAAATGGCTCTTCTAGCTCTACTCAAAAAGGCGAAACCCTTGATGATACAGGTAGAATGATAGATCAGTATGCTAATATTATCGTGATGCGTCACCCTAAGCCTCACAGTGTTGAAGAGTTCTCCAAATATGTCAACTCACCTGTGATAAATGCTGGTGATGGCAAGAATGAACACCCTACTCAATCATTGGTTGATTTATATACTATCTATTCTGAGAAAGGCTCTCTTGATAATCTAAAAGTTGGTTTTTTAGGTGATCTGAAATATGGTCGTACAGTTCATTCACTAACCAATATCCTAACTAAATATAATGCTACATTTAAATTTATATCTTCAAAAGAACTGCAAATACCAGAGAAACTTAGAGATTTTGTTGAAAAAAATGGCAATTCTTTCATAGAACTAGAACAAGTAAATAGTGATGTCTTAGAAGATTTAGATGTACTATATGTAACTCGTGTTCAAAGAGAGAGATTTCCAAATGAAGAGAGTTATTTAAAAAATAAAGATTTATGCTACTTAGATAGAAAGCATATTTTAGCCTCTAGTAACTTCATAATCCTTCATCCTCTGCCAAGAGTTGATGAGATGGATAGATCTATTGATGAGCTTGAATGTACAAAATACTTTGAACAAATCAAATATAGTGTTCCTATGAGAATGGCTCTATTATCATTACTTCTAAAGTCACAAAACTAA